From a region of the Zerene cesonia ecotype Mississippi chromosome 11, Zerene_cesonia_1.1, whole genome shotgun sequence genome:
- the LOC119830224 gene encoding lipopolysaccharide-induced tumor necrosis factor-alpha factor homolog encodes MDATMENKMGLPPPYEQMPPNPAPPPSYFGNNPPQPVAPPRTVVVTPGTENRPASNVPTKLGPGPTGTSCPTCNKSIVTRVDYVPNNRTHIVSAALCVLAGCCCGCFVPYCMKSCKTANHYCPQCKAFIGSYLPS; translated from the exons ATGGACGCAACGA TGGAGAATAAAATGGGTCTACCACCACCATACGAACAAATGCCGCCGAATCCAGCACCACCCCCTTCATATTTCGGGAATAACCCTCCACAGCCCGTTGCCCCTCCACGTACAGTCGTCGTAACTCCCGGAACAGAGAACAGACCGGCATCCAACGTTCCCACAAAACTGGGCCCCGGTCCCACTGGCACTTCATGTCCCACTTGTAACAAATCCATAGTAACAAGAGTCGATTATGTGCCAAACAATCGAACACACATAGTGTCTGCTGCGCTGTGTGTTCTAGCTgg ATGTTGTTGCGGCTGCTTCGTTCCATACTGTATGAAATCGTGCAAAACTGCAAATCACTATTGTCCACAGTGTAAAGCTTTCATAGGTTCCTATCTTCcctcttaa